A region of Dictyostelium discoideum AX4 chromosome 1 chromosome, whole genome shotgun sequence DNA encodes the following proteins:
- the fttB gene encoding hypothetical protein, translating into MTREENVYMAKLAEQAERYEEMVEAMKKVAELDVELTVEERNLLSVAYKNVIGARRASWRIISSIEQKEESKGNENHVKKIKEYKCKVEKELTDICNDILEVLESHLIVSSASGESKVFYYKMKGDYFRYLAEFATGNPRKTSAESSLIAYKAASDIAVTELPPTHPIRLGLALNFSVFYYEILNSPDRACNLAKTAFDDAIAELDTLSEDSYKDSTLIMQLLRDNLTLWTSDVHNMEKNQDGDDDQNEPGM; encoded by the exons atgaccAGAGAAGAAAATGTTTATATGGCTAAATTAGCTGAACAAGCTGAAAGATATGAAG aaatggTCGAAGCAATGAAAAAAGTTGCTGAATTAGATGTTGAATTAACTGTTGAAGAACGTAATCTTTTATCAGTTGCTTATAAAAATGTTATTGGTGCTCGTCGTGCCTCATGGAGAATCATCTCATCAATTGAACAAAAAGAAGAATCCAAAGGTAATGAAAACCACGTTAAAAAGATCAAAGAATACAAATGTAAAGTCGAAAAGGAACTTACCGACATTTGTAATGATATCCTCGAAGTTTTAGAATCTCACTTAATCGTTTCATCAGCCTCTGGTGAATCAAAAGTTTTCTACTACAAAATGAAAGGTGATTACTTCCGTTATTTAGCTGAATTCGCCACCGGTAACCCACGTAAAACTTCCGCtgaatcatcattaattgCCTACAAAGCTGCCTCTGATATCGCTGTCACTGAATTACCACCAACCCACCCAATCCGTTTAGGTCTTGCATTAAACTTTTCAGTTTTCTACTATGAAATCTTAAACTCCCCAGACAGAGCTTGCAACTTAGCCAAGACTGCATTCGATGATGCCATTGCCGAATTAGATACCCTCTCTGAAGATTCATACAAAGATTCAACTCTCATTATGCAATTATTACGTGATAATCTTACTTTATGGACCTCTGACGTTCATAATATGGAAAAAAATCAAGATGGTGACGACGATCAAAATGAACCAGgaatgtaa
- the drpp30 gene encoding RNase MRP protein subunit, which translates to MVYYDLNIDSSLPEPKIKSMLSLHTKYGYDSVAITHTVEGKIGYKDVCKIKKIQIEDDSEKSTSSGWMKMGDSNKTIKQYTRLQVICKTMAEFQMITANNPVVQSYDIISVVPYDVSVFNAACNSNEIDIITIDTFSKFIIKPERVRQCIAKGIFIEILYGNLFGIDADRIAFFQIASSLVRSSFGKNIILSSSGKSSTTLRSPYDLSNLGHLFGLTFDQAKAAVSKHPHTAVLHAITRRTKGIATVTDPNLLKDLELWKLERKEDTQPTNNNIPHEKHINKESTGKETIPKPTTTTTTTTTTTTTAKTKTPTPTPTTEKTPSIPTQPPQKPTAKSNKKTTTNTTSTAQKQGKMDIDIDNNKRKRE; encoded by the exons atggtttactatgatttaaatattgattctAGTTTACCAGaacctaaaataaaatcaatgcTTTCACTTCATACTaaat ATGGATATGATTCAGTAGCAATAACACATACAGTTGAAGGTAAAATTGGATATAAGGATgtatgtaaaattaaaaaaattcaaattgaaGATGATAGTGAAAAGAGTACAAGTAGTGGTTGGATGAAAATGggtgattcaaataaaacgATTAAACAATATACAAGATTACAAGTAATTTGTAAAACAATGGCagaatttcaaatgataacAGCAAATAATCCAGTTGTACAATCATATGATATCATTAGTGTTGTACCTTATGATGTTTCAGTTTTTAATGCAGCTtgtaattcaaatgaaatcgATATCATTACAATTGACACTTTTTCAAAGTTTATCATTAAACCTGAAAGAGTTAGACAATGTATAGCAAAAGGAATTTTCATTGAAATCTTATATGGTAATTTATTTGGTATTGATGCTGATAGAATAGCTTTCTTTCAAATTGCTTCTTCATTAGTCAGATCTTCTTTtggtaaaaatataattttatcatcaaGTGGTAAATCTTCAACAACTCTAAGATCACCAtatgatttatcaaattt aGGACATTTATTTGGATTAACATTTGATCAAGCAAAAGCAGCAGTTAGTAAACATCCACATACAGCAGTATTACATGCAATTACTAGAAGGACTAAAGGAATTGCAACTGTAACTGATCCAAATTTATTGAAAGATTTAGAGTTATGGAAATTGGAAAGAAAAGAGGACACACaaccaacaaataataatataccaCATGAAAAAcatattaataaagaatCTACTGGAAAAGAAACAATACCAAAACCTaccacaacaactacaaccactacaaccaccacaacaactgctaaaacaaaaacaccaacaccaacaccaactacTGAAAAAACACCATCCATACCAACTCAACCACCACAAAAACCAACagcaaaatcaaataaaaaaactactACTAATACAACAAGCACAGCACAAAAACAAGGAAAAATGGATATAGacattgataataataaaagaaaaagggaataa
- the ddx1 gene encoding DEAD/DEAH box helicase produces MSAFEDLGVLPEIIKAIEELDWLLPTPIQTEAIPLILGGGDVLAAAETGSGKTGAFALPILQITYETLNKKAEIPIIAPTNTSGEDGTSGGGGGGGGGDTIELDQIDRDKNMAVDGLICQSRSSDWCGIKATKGISSGKFYYESIVRDEGLCRIGFALKKSSRNIGTDKFSWGYGGTGKKSHESKFIDYGKPFGNNDVIGCYINFDEEIIGFTKNGQDFGEAFTFNSKAGIFYPALVLKNAEMEFNFGSKPMKHDLKGYKPINQAELLIDQQTSTQIDNSKNNNNNNNKKGSGNNKKNKGKDDDKMNDEDNNNKQPRKTLSLIIEPTRELADQAYSAILNFSKYLDSPKIQVSLCIGGEKSNGGRNKIEGDIIIGTPGRLESLVKEGSIDLSSIKFFVLDEADQLIDDNLAIVNFIYNKLPIGQNLQVLFFSATLHSTKVIKFCEQITKNPTWVDLKGRDFIPDLITHAYVKADPIKFESLWRNSENPLRIRTDGVHASDVQQFGKLKEPEQKSEAIKLLKAQLLLKCIQSFKMDQAIIFARTRLDCDHIHQFLKDAGGGNTSGLEGEFSSTVLHGGDNISRARKDNLEKFRNGDVRFLICTDVAARGIDIRGLPYMINYTLPESFEDYIHRVGRVGRSDRIGLAISLVAYEQEKVWYHTCRDKGKGCHNTKLTENGGCCIWYDEPQLFTAIQENIGPIELDSDFQLPKDMKQLNFGGSTKLTGASADYKPHTEELRSRVLQLSQLEETIQIDYLTLPKRIIKLK; encoded by the exons ATG tcaGCATTTGAAGATTTAGGTGTTTTACCAGAAATAATTAAAGCAATTGAAGAATTAGATTGGTTATTACCAACACCAATTCAAACAGAAGCAATACCATTAATTTtaggtggtggtgatgtaTTAGCAGCAGCAGAGACAGGATCAGGTAAAACTGGTGCATTTGCATTAccaattttacaaattacatatgaaactttaaataaaaaagcaGAGATTCCAATAATTGCACCAACCAATACATCAGGAGAAGATGGCactagtggtggtggtggtggtggtggtggtggagatACAATTGAATTGGATCAAATTGATAGAGATAAGAATATGGCAGTTGACGGATTAATTTGTCAATCTCGTTCATCGGATTGGTGTGGTATTAAAGCAACTAAAGGTATAAGCAGtggtaaattttattatgaaTCCATTGTTAGAGATGAAGGATTATGTAGAATTGGATTcgctttaaaaaaatcatcaaGAAATATTGGTACTGATAAATTCAGTTGGGGATATGGTGGTACTGGTAAGAAATCACATGAATCTAAATTTATAGATTATGGTAAACCTTTTGGAAATAATGATGTAATCGGttgttatattaattttgatgaAGAAATAATTGGTTTCACAAAGAATGGTCAAGATTTTGGTGAAGCTTTCACTTTCAACTCTAAAGCTGGTATATTCTATCCTgctttagttttaaaaaatgctGAAatggaatttaattttggttcAAAACCAATGAAACATGATTTAAAAGGTTATAAACCAATTAATCAAgctgaattattaattgatcaaCAGACTAGTACTCAAATAGATAAttcaaagaataataataataataataataaaaaaggtagtggaaataataaaaaaaataaaggaaaagatgatgataaaatgaatgatgaagataataataataaacaaccacgtaaaacattatcattaattattgaaCCAACTAGAGAATTAGCAGATCAAGCTTATAGtgcaattttaaatttttcaaaatatttagatTCACCAAAGATTCAAGTTTCATTATGTATTGGTGGTGAGAAATCAAATGGTGGTAGAAATAAGATTGAAGGTGATATTATAATTGGTACACCAGGTAGATTGGAATCATTGGTTAAAGAaggttcaattgatttatcatcTATTAAATTCTTTGTTTTGGATGAAGCCGATCAATTgattgatgataatttagcaattgtaaatttcatttataataaattaccaattggtCAAAATTTACAAGTACTCTTTTTTAGTGCAACCTTACATTCAACAAAggttattaaattttgtgaACAAATTACAAAGAATCCAACATGGGTAGATTTAAAAGGTAGAGATTTCATACCAGATCTTATCACTCATGCCTATGTAAAAGCTGATCCAATCAAATTTGAATCACTTTGGAGAAATAGTGAAAATCCTTTACGTATTCGTACTGATGGTGTTCATGCTTCAGATGTTCAACAATTTGGAAAGTTAAAAGAACCAGAACAAAAATCAGAGgctattaaattattaaaagctCAATTACTCTTAAAATGTattcaatcatttaaaatgGATCAAGCTATCATTTTTGCACGTACACGTTTAGATTGTGATCATATTCATCAGTTTTTGAAAGACGCTGGCGGTGGCAATACCTCTGGATTGGAGGGTGAATTCTCTTCGACCGTTTTACATGGTGGTGATAATATTTCACGTGCTAGAAAAGATAATTTAGAGAAATTTAGAAATGGTGATGTTCGTTTCTTAATTTGTACAGATGTTGCCGCTAGGGGTATTGATATTAGAGGTTTACCATATATGATCAATTATACATTACCAGAATCATTCGAAGATTATATTCATAGAGTTGGTCGTGTTGGTAGATCCGATAGAATTGGTTTGGCAATTTCTTTAGTGGCTTATGAACAAGAGAAAGTTTGGTATCATACTTGTCGTGATAAGGGTAAAGGTTGTCATAATACAAAATTAACAGAGaatggtggttgttgtatttgGTATGATGAACCTCAACTTTTCACTGCTATTCAAGAAAATATTGGTCCAATTGAATTAGATTCAGATTTTCAATTACCAAAAGATatgaaacaattaaatttcgGTGGTTCAACTAAATTAACTGGTGCTTCTGCTGATTATAAACCTCATACTGAGGAATTACGTTCAAGAGTTTTACAATTATCTCAATTAGAAGAAACTAttcaaattgattatttaactttaccaaaaagaataataaaattaaaataa
- the sas10 gene encoding U3 small nucleolar ribonucleoprotein, translated as MSKNNKKGSLPINKKPLSVDKLYGKSDVDSFIQKKNKVDLSTIKGKHNNKSKIAEKVDIGLDFSEEEAEDFESEEEDDYEDGIGSESDDEIVEKKTKAKDLDLENKTAWGKDKKLFYSKKTDSKDIGSEDEDEEELEAQQLQEHRNKLIKNDDFQDDDQSFKNLLNKKNKDKSILKPEEKMLQSLNSDLNSINFGDKNSQIEKLEKDISNFTKKEKLQYLITESPLLLDLLEDFKVKMNEVKTSILPALEKVKSNQLPTSKGISFLETKYQLLLSYCLNITYFLMLKSSGVSIKDHPVIDQLIKCRTMIEKIQPLDKKLKYQIDKLLKSANTGTLVGSSKDDPLQHRPNLSSMGGDDDEDEDDEQGLDNDYDDENSRIAQRAGVYQAPKLYGAKGGVIDQEDAIAKKKSKEIRDKQKSIKGKMAKEIEEIYGDKPEEEDDYLDGSGGGSSSRYHGDDEEDDERALKNYEESNYTRVMLSKKEQKAMKSKQKKLSDGLNDLADFSDLTSLMENEDDKEAKENQDYLRKKRMASILNNELGRNKRARSADEDIPLPEKQNKRDFNRSRDDEVESGGESDDDIDSFNNNNKSQEPQYDGIPRTNNFDTSKDFSHKEGDKRKVSKSIEKNRGLTRQRSRENRTPHLRQRNRFEKATKKRSNVIQTAERKDTSYTGTKSINTNSRRAQPYAH; from the exons atgtcaaaaaacaataaaaaaggttcattaccaataaataaaaaaccactATCAGTTGATAAACTATATGGTAAATCTGATGTAGATAGTT ttattcaaaaaaagaacaaagtTGATTTATCAACTATTAAAGgaaaacataataataaaagcaAAATAGCAGAAAAGGTTGATATCGGATTAGATTTCTCAGAAGAGGAAGCTGAAGATTTTGAaagtgaagaagaagatgattaTGAAGATGGTATTGGATCAGAATCAGATGACGAAATTGttgaaaagaaaacaaaagcCAAAGATTTAGATTTAGAGAATAAAACAGCATGGGGTAAAgataaaaaacttttttattcaaaGAAAACCGATTCAAAAGATATCGGAtcagaagatgaagatgaagaagaattaGAAGCTCAACAATTACAAGAACATAGAAATaagttaattaaaaatgacgATTTCCAAGATGATGAtcaatcttttaaaaatttattaaataagaaaaataaagataaatcaattttaaaacctGAAGAAAAAATGTTacaatctttaaattctgatttaaattcaattaattttggtgataaaaa ttctcaaattgaaaaattagaaaaagatatttcaaattttacaaagaaagagaaattaCAATATCTCATTACAGAATCACCATTacttttagatttattagaAGATTTTAAAGTTAAAATGAATGAAGTTAAAACATCAATTTTACCAGCACTTGAAAAagtaaaatcaaatcaattaccAACTTCAAAGGGTATTAGTTTTTTAGAAACAAAATATC aattattattaagttattgtttaaatattacatattttttaatgttaaaaTCATCAGGTGTTTCAATTAAAGATCATCCAGTTattgatcaattaataaaatgtaGAACAATGATTGAAAAGATTCAACCATTAgataagaaattaaaatatcaaattgataaattgCTAAAGAGTGCAAATACTGGTACATTAGTAGGTTCATCAAAAGATGATCCATTACAACATAGAccaaatttatcatcaatgggtggtgatgatgatgaagatgaagatgatgaacaAGGTTTAGATaatgattatgatgatgaaaatagtaGAATTGCTCAAAGAGCAGGTGTTTATCAAGCACCAAAATTATATGGTGCCAAAGGTGGTGTCATTGATCAAGAAGATGCCATCGCTAAAAAGAAATCTAAAGAAATTCGTGATaaacaaaaatcaattaaaggtAAAATGGctaaagaaattgaagaaatCTATGGTGATAAACCAGAGGAAGAAGATGATTATTTAGATGGTAGCGGTGGTGGTAGCAGTAGCAGATAtcatggtgatgatgaagaggatgatgaAAGAGCACTTAAAAACTATGAAGAATCAAATTACACTCGTGTTATGTTATCAAAGAAAGAACAAAAAGCAATGAAATctaaacaaaagaaattatcagATGGTCTTAATGACTTGGCAGATTTTAGTGATCTCACTTCACTCATGGagaatgaagatgataaagaAGCAAAAGAGAATCAAGACTACTTGAGAAAGAAGAGAATGgcatcaattttaaataatgaattggGTAGAAATAAACGTGCTCGTTCAGCAGATGAAGATATACCATTACcagaaaaacaaaataaaagagATTTCAATCGTTCCAGAGATGATGAAGTTGAAAGTGGTGGTGAATCAGATGACGATATTGATagtttcaacaacaacaacaaatctCAAGAACCACAATACGATGGTATTCCACgtacaaataattttgataccTCTAAAGATTTCTCTCATAAAGAAGGTGATAAAAGAAAAGTCAGTAAGAGCATTGAAAAGAATAGAGGTCTCACTAGACAACGTAGTAGAGAAAATAGAACTCCACATCTTCGTCAACGTAATAGATTCGAAAAAGCCACCAAGAAAAGATCAAATGTTATTCAAACCGCTGAAAGAAAAGATACAAGTTACACTGGTactaaatcaattaatacaaATTCTCGTAGAGCTCAACCATATGCTCattaa